From the genome of Vitis riparia cultivar Riparia Gloire de Montpellier isolate 1030 chromosome 2, EGFV_Vit.rip_1.0, whole genome shotgun sequence, one region includes:
- the LOC117934226 gene encoding metal tolerance protein 1-like produces MEVQNLEHGNIIEIHGDVPTVETSLSRSKICEGATCGFSDAKTISKDDKERSASMKKLLIAVVLCIIFMSVEVAGGIKANSLAILTDAAHLLSDVAAFAISLFSLWAAGWEATPRQSYGFFRIEILGALVSIQMIWLLAGILVYEAVARIIHDTGEVQGFLMFIVAAFGLVVNVVMALLLGHDHAHGHGGHDHGHGGHDHGHGGHDHGHGGHDHGHSNEDHNNRHRYGIKITTHDHHHEENFQHRDDHHHAHEAGLMAPLLEGSSEGEHKVKGGVKQKTQRNINVQGAYLHVLGDSIQSIGVMIGGAIIWYKPEWKIIDLICTLIFSAIVLGTTIRMLRNILEVLMESTPREIDATRLEKGLCEMDEVVAIHELHIWAITVGKVLLACHVKIKPEADADMVLDKVIDYIRREYNISHVTIQIERE; encoded by the coding sequence ATGGAAGTTCAAAATCTTGAACATGGcaatataattgaaattcaTGGAGATGTGCCAACTGTAGAAACGAGCCTAAGCAGGAGTAAGATATGTGAGGGAGCAACATGTGGATTCTCAGATGCTAAAACAATTTCCAAGGATGACAAAGAGCGTTCAGCATCCATGAAGAAACTTTTGATAGCAGTTGTACTGTGTATCATTTTCATGAGTGTTGAAGTTGCTGGAGGTATTAAAGCCAACAGTCTTGCAATTTTAACGGATGCAGCTCATCTGTTGTCAGATGTTGCTGCCTTTGCTATCTCTTTGTTCTCGCTTTGGGCAGCAGGATGGGAAGCGACTCCACGTCAATCTTATGGTTTCTTCAGGATTGAGATACTTGGTGCACTGGTTTCCATCCAGATGATATGGCTTCTTGCTGGGATCCTCGTATATGAAGCTGTTGCAAGAATTATCCATGATACAGGTGAAGTCCAGGGCTTTCTTATGTTTATTGTTGCTGCCTTTGGTCTAGTTGTTAATGTTGTTATGGCTCTCCTTCTGGGTCATGATCATGCTCATGGGCATGGTGGACATGATCACGGGCATGGTGGGCACGATCATGGGCATGGTGGGCACGATCATGGGCATGGTGGACATGATCATGGACATAGCAATGAGGATCATAATAACAGGCACCGGTATGGGATAAAAATTACCACACATGATCACCATCATGAGGAAAATTTCCAACACAGGGATGACCACCACCATGCTCATGAAGCTGGTCTCATGGCACCTCTGCTTGAGGGTTCTTCTGAGGGTGAACATAAGGTGAAGGGTGGAGTTAAGCAAAAGACACAGCGGAATATCAATGTACAGGGGGCGTATCTTCATGTACTTGGGGATTCCATCCAGAGCATTGGTGTAATGATTGGTGGCGCAATCATCTGGTATAAACCTGAGTGGAAGATTATTGACCTGATATGCACTCTCATATTCTCAGCAATTGTTCTGGGCACAACAATCAGGATGCTGCGGAACATTCTGGAGGTTCTGATGGAGAGCACACCGAGAGAGATTGATGCAACAAGGCTTGAGAAAGGTCTCTGTGAGATGGATGAGGTAGTTGCAATTCATGAATTGCACATCTGGGCCATAACTGTAGGGAAGGTGTTATTAGCTTGCCATGTCAAAATAAAGCCGGAAGCTGATGCTGACATGGTGCTAGACAAAGTTATAGACTACATCAGAAGGGAGTATAACATCAGCCATGTGACCATTCAGATAGAGCGTGAGTAG